The region CCGCCGTCGACGATCGCAACCTGCCCGGGCGCGATCATCTGCGCGGCACGGCGGGCGATGCGGCGCTTCTCTGCGGTATCGAGCGTCTCGCGCTGCGCGAACGGCGCGACGGCCGGCGACGCCGGCAGCGCGCCGCCGTGCACCCGCTGCAGCAGTCCTTCGCTCGCCAGCTCGCGCAGGTCGCGGCGGATCGTGTCTTCGGACACGCCGAATTGCGCGCTCAACTCGGCCGCCAGCACCTGGCCGTCGCGGGAGAGCGCATCGAGGATCGCTTTCTTGCGTTGGGTCGTCAGCATCGTATTTGCACGAAATTTCTTGAAATTACACGAATCTGCACGTTACCATGCAGGCCGTCACTTGTCCAACGAGAGGTCGCCATGGCTGCAACGCAAGACCGCGTGCGCATCGTCGATACGACGGTGCTGTCCGATGACTGGTATGTGCTGAGGAAGGTCACGTTCGACTTCCTGCGCCGTGACGGAACCTGGCAGCGCCTGAGCCGCGAAACCTACGACCGCGGCAACGGCGCGACGATCCTGCTGCGCAACGCCGCGACGGGCGACGTGTTGCTCACGCGCCAGTTCCGGATGCCCGCGTTCGTCAACGGTCACGACGGGATGCTGCTCGAAGCGGCGGCCGGCCTGCTCGACGACGCGACGCCCGAAGCGCGCATTCGCGCGGAAGCCGAGGAGGAGACCGGCTATCGCGTGCGCGGCGTGCGCAAGGTGTTCGAGGCATTCATGAGCCCCGGATCGGTGACGGAGAAGCTGCATTTCTTCGTCGGCGAATACGATGCGTCGCTGCGCACGGGCGACGGCGGCGGCATCGCGGAAGAGGGCGAGGATCTCGAGGTCGTCGAGATGCCGTTGTGCGCGGCGCTCGACGCCATCGAGCGCGGCGAGATCGTCGACGCGAAGACGATCATGCTGCTGCAGTACGTCGCGCTGCGCGAACCCGCGGGCGCGCATGCTGCCGCAGCGTGAGGCACGCCATAAGGCACGCAATGCACGCATGAAGCAGCGGCGCGGCGCTCGAACCGGCGTATGATCGCGCGACGCAACTCGCGCACCGTTCGACGTTACCGCTGCTCCATCATGCCGCTTTCCGATTCGCCCGACTCCCTCGATTCCAGCCCCACCACCGCGCCACTGCCTGCCGACCTCGTCGCGTCCGCCGTCGATGCCCTCGCGCGCGCCGATGCGTTGCTCGTGACGGCCGGCGCCGGTATCGGCGTCGATTCTGGCCTGCCCGATTACCGCGGCACGGACGGGTTCTGGCGCGCGTACCCGGCGCTGCGTCACGAGCGTTTCGAGTTCCACGAGATCGCATCGCCGCAGGCGTTTCGCGCGCATCCGCAGCTCGCGTGGGGCTTCTACGGGCATCGGCTCGAACTGTACCGGCGCACGGTGCCGCACGCGGGTTTCGCGATCCTGCGGCGCTGGATCGATGCGATGCCCAAGGGCGGTTTCGTGCTGACGAGCAATGTCGACGGCCAGTTCCAGGCGGCCGGCTTCGACCCGGCGCGAATCGTCGAGATTCATGGATCGATTCATGCGATGCAGTGCTTGCGGCCGTGCTCCGACGACACATGGGACGCCGCGCCGTTCACGCCGGACGTCGACGCGGCCGCGTGCCGGCTGCTCGGCGAGTTGCCGCGCTGCCCGCGCTGCGGCGGCCTCGCGCGGCCGAACATCCTGATGTTCGGCGATCGCGGCTGGCTCGGCGAACGCTATGACGCGCAGCAGCGGGCGCTCGATGCATGGCTCGCGCAGGCCGGCCGGGTGACGGTCGTCGAGATCGGTGCGGGCACCGCGATTCCGACCGTGCGGCTGCTGAGCGAACGGCTCGGCGCGGACGTGATTCGCATCAACGCGCGCGAAGCGCATGCGCGCCGTCCGGACGTGATAGGGCTGAAAGGCGGCGCGCTCGCGACGCTTGCCGCGCTCGAGCACGCGTGGCACGGCGGGTGAGCGGGGCAGGGCGGCGCCCGACGGCATTGCCGCCGCGGCGCGATTGCGCATAAAGTTCGGCGTAGGCCGCACCCGCCACGCGGCGCCGTCAGCGAGGAGTTCCCTTGTTCTATTCGATCGTCGCTATTTTCGTCGGCGCCGGCCTCGGCGCGTTGCTGCGCTGGTTCCTGAGCCTCGCGCTCAACGCATTCTTTCCGGCGGTGCCGCTCGGCACGCTTGTCGCGAACCTGCTCGGCGGCTACGTGATCGGCGTCGCCGCTGTCGTGTTCACCACGCGCGTCGGGCTGCCGCCCGAGTGGCGGCTGTTCGTGATCACGGGTTTCCTGGGCGGCCTCACGACGTTCTCGACGTATTCGGTCGAAGTGATGACGCATGCGATGCAGGGCGAATTGGGATGGGCGTTCGCGGTGGCTGCCCTACACTTGACAGGATCGTTCACGCTGACGGCGCTCGGCATGTGGACCGCGCGCGCGTGGTTCGCGGCGGCCTGAGCGCGCCGGCACCCGGAGGGCGCGATGGACAGGGTCTTCTTGCGCTTCTACGTGCACGAGCAGCACCGGCTGCACTGGAAGCCGCTGTGGGAGTGGTTGCTGGAGGAAGGGAACCGGATGGGCGTCGCGGGCGGCTCGGCGTTTCGCGCGGTCGCGGGCTTCGGCCGGCATCGCGTGCTGCATGAAGACCGCTTTTTCGAACTGCAGGGTTCGCTCGCGATCGAGGTGGAATTCATCGTCACCGAGGACGAGGCGC is a window of Burkholderia latens DNA encoding:
- a CDS encoding NUDIX domain-containing protein, with the protein product MAATQDRVRIVDTTVLSDDWYVLRKVTFDFLRRDGTWQRLSRETYDRGNGATILLRNAATGDVLLTRQFRMPAFVNGHDGMLLEAAAGLLDDATPEARIRAEAEEETGYRVRGVRKVFEAFMSPGSVTEKLHFFVGEYDASLRTGDGGGIAEEGEDLEVVEMPLCAALDAIERGEIVDAKTIMLLQYVALREPAGAHAAAA
- a CDS encoding SIR2 family NAD-dependent protein deacylase; translated protein: MPLSDSPDSLDSSPTTAPLPADLVASAVDALARADALLVTAGAGIGVDSGLPDYRGTDGFWRAYPALRHERFEFHEIASPQAFRAHPQLAWGFYGHRLELYRRTVPHAGFAILRRWIDAMPKGGFVLTSNVDGQFQAAGFDPARIVEIHGSIHAMQCLRPCSDDTWDAAPFTPDVDAAACRLLGELPRCPRCGGLARPNILMFGDRGWLGERYDAQQRALDAWLAQAGRVTVVEIGAGTAIPTVRLLSERLGADVIRINAREAHARRPDVIGLKGGALATLAALEHAWHGG
- the crcB gene encoding fluoride efflux transporter CrcB yields the protein MFYSIVAIFVGAGLGALLRWFLSLALNAFFPAVPLGTLVANLLGGYVIGVAAVVFTTRVGLPPEWRLFVITGFLGGLTTFSTYSVEVMTHAMQGELGWAFAVAALHLTGSFTLTALGMWTARAWFAAA
- a CDS encoding DUF190 domain-containing protein, with translation MDRVFLRFYVHEQHRLHWKPLWEWLLEEGNRMGVAGGSAFRAVAGFGRHRVLHEDRFFELQGSLAIEVEFIVTEDEAQQLLERLSREKVRVCYAMIPARFGVIDTLGAPPAQGPAA